Proteins encoded together in one Bacteroides ovatus window:
- the mtaB gene encoding tRNA (N(6)-L-threonylcarbamoyladenosine(37)-C(2))-methylthiotransferase MtaB yields MIDTTVFQNKTAVYYTLGCKLNFSETSTIGKILREAGVRTARKGEKADICVVNTCSVTEMADKKCRQAIHRLVKQHPDAFVVVTGCYAQLKPGDVAKIDGVDVVLGAEQKGELLQYLGDLQKHEKGEAITTTTKDIRSFSPSCSRGDRTRFFLKVQDGCDYFCSYCTIPFARGRSRNGTIASMVEQTRQAAAEGGKEIVLTGVNIGDFGKTTGESFFDLVKALDQVDGIERYRISSIEPNLLTDEIIEFVSHSRSFMPHFHIPLQSGCDEVLQLMRRRYDTALFASKVKKIKEVMPDAFIGVDVIVGTRGETPEYFEQAYQFIDGLDVTQLHVFSYSERPGTQALKIEYVVSPEEKHQRSQRLLALSDQKTQAFYARHIGQTMPVLMEKSKAGAPMHGFTENYIRVEVESDDSLDNQVVNVRLGEFNEEMTALKGTILI; encoded by the coding sequence ATGATAGATACCACTGTATTTCAAAATAAGACAGCCGTTTATTATACTTTAGGCTGCAAATTAAATTTTTCAGAGACTTCAACTATCGGTAAAATCCTGCGTGAGGCAGGAGTCCGGACTGCGCGCAAAGGAGAGAAAGCAGATATCTGTGTGGTAAATACCTGTTCGGTGACGGAGATGGCGGATAAAAAATGTCGGCAAGCCATTCATCGCCTGGTAAAGCAGCATCCCGATGCTTTTGTGGTAGTGACCGGATGTTATGCGCAATTGAAGCCCGGCGACGTGGCAAAGATTGATGGAGTAGATGTAGTGCTGGGAGCGGAACAGAAGGGAGAACTACTTCAATATCTGGGCGACCTCCAAAAGCATGAAAAAGGAGAGGCTATCACCACTACAACCAAAGATATCCGTTCGTTTTCTCCCTCGTGTTCACGGGGAGACCGTACCCGTTTCTTCTTGAAGGTGCAGGATGGATGCGATTACTTCTGTTCATATTGCACGATTCCTTTTGCCCGCGGGCGAAGTCGTAACGGGACTATTGCTTCCATGGTTGAGCAGACCCGGCAAGCAGCTGCTGAAGGTGGAAAAGAAATCGTTCTGACCGGAGTGAATATCGGAGATTTTGGTAAAACAACAGGAGAGAGTTTCTTTGATCTGGTAAAAGCATTGGATCAGGTAGATGGAATCGAACGTTATCGTATTTCTTCCATAGAACCCAATCTGTTGACTGATGAGATTATCGAGTTTGTGTCTCACTCCCGCAGTTTTATGCCTCATTTTCATATCCCTTTGCAATCCGGTTGCGATGAAGTTTTGCAGTTAATGCGCCGTCGTTACGACACTGCTCTTTTTGCTTCGAAAGTGAAGAAGATAAAAGAGGTGATGCCGGATGCTTTTATCGGAGTGGACGTGATTGTGGGAACCCGTGGAGAAACACCCGAATACTTTGAACAGGCTTATCAGTTTATTGATGGTCTGGATGTGACACAGTTGCATGTGTTTAGCTATTCCGAACGTCCCGGAACGCAAGCCTTAAAAATAGAATATGTGGTTTCTCCGGAAGAGAAGCATCAGCGTAGTCAGCGTCTGTTGGCACTATCGGACCAAAAGACACAGGCTTTTTATGCACGTCATATCGGGCAGACAATGCCGGTGTTGATGGAAAAATCGAAAGCTGGTGCTCCGATGCATGGATTTACGGAGAATTATATTCGTGTAGAGGTGGAAAGTGATGACTCGCTGGATAATCAGGTAGTTAATGTACGTCTGGGAGAGTTTAATGAGGAGATGACAGCACTTAAAGGTACAATTTTGATATAA
- a CDS encoding long-chain fatty acid--CoA ligase, whose protein sequence is MIKENFIKLYENSFRENWDLPCYTDYGEDTQYTYGEVAEKIARLHLLFKHCSLRRGDKISVIGKNNAHWCIAYMATITYGAIIVPILQDFTPNDVHHIVNHSESVFLFTSDSIWENLEEEKLTGLRGVFSLTDFRCLYQRDGETIQKFLKNTDKEMHALYPKGFTREDVQYTTLSNDKVMLLNYTSGTTGFSKGVMLTGNNLAGNVTFGIRTELLKKGDKVLSFLPLAHAYGCAFDFLTATAVGTHVTLLGKTPSPKIIMKAFEEVKPNLIITVPLVIEKIYKNIIQPLINKKGMKWALNIPLLDTQIYNQIRKRLIDALGGRFKEIIIGGAAMDKEVEEFFYKIKFPFTIGYGMTECGPLISYAPWDEFVLGSSGKILDIMEARIYKETPEAETGEIQVRGENVMVGYYKNQEATQEVFTQDGWLRTGDLGSMDSNGNIFIRGRLKTMILSSSGQNIFPEELETKLNNLPFILESLVIERNKKLVALVYADYEALDSLGLNNPDNLKTIMDENLKNLNSNVAAYEKISKIQLYPTEFEKTPKRSIKRYLYNSIAVD, encoded by the coding sequence ATGATTAAAGAGAATTTCATTAAACTATACGAAAATAGTTTTCGTGAGAATTGGGATCTGCCTTGTTATACTGATTATGGAGAAGATACCCAATACACATACGGTGAGGTAGCTGAAAAAATCGCCCGTTTACATCTGTTATTCAAACATTGTAGCCTTCGCAGAGGAGATAAGATTTCAGTTATCGGCAAAAATAACGCTCATTGGTGCATCGCCTATATGGCAACGATCACATACGGAGCGATCATTGTCCCTATCCTTCAAGATTTTACGCCTAATGACGTTCATCATATCGTCAATCATTCCGAATCTGTATTCCTGTTCACCAGCGACAGCATTTGGGAGAATTTGGAAGAGGAAAAATTAACGGGACTACGGGGAGTATTCTCATTGACTGATTTCCGGTGTCTTTATCAACGTGACGGGGAAACCATACAGAAGTTTCTGAAAAATACCGATAAAGAGATGCATGCTTTGTATCCGAAAGGATTTACCCGTGAAGATGTTCAGTACACCACTTTATCCAATGACAAAGTGATGCTGTTAAATTACACTTCCGGAACCACTGGTTTCAGTAAGGGTGTGATGCTGACAGGAAACAATCTTGCCGGCAATGTCACTTTCGGTATTCGTACCGAACTCCTTAAAAAAGGGGATAAAGTGCTTTCTTTCCTTCCCCTCGCCCACGCATACGGTTGCGCATTCGACTTTCTGACAGCAACGGCTGTCGGCACCCATGTCACTTTGCTTGGAAAAACGCCTTCTCCTAAAATTATAATGAAAGCTTTTGAGGAAGTGAAACCTAACCTTATTATTACTGTCCCGCTAGTGATTGAAAAGATATATAAGAATATTATCCAGCCACTCATTAATAAAAAAGGTATGAAGTGGGCACTCAATATCCCTCTGCTCGACACCCAAATCTACAACCAGATACGTAAAAGACTGATTGATGCACTGGGAGGACGGTTTAAAGAGATCATTATCGGTGGCGCCGCTATGGATAAGGAAGTAGAAGAATTCTTCTACAAAATCAAATTCCCTTTTACCATCGGTTATGGAATGACAGAATGCGGTCCGCTTATCAGCTACGCCCCCTGGGATGAATTTGTACTAGGTTCTTCCGGAAAGATTCTAGATATAATGGAAGCACGTATCTATAAGGAAACCCCGGAAGCAGAAACCGGAGAAATCCAGGTTCGGGGAGAAAATGTGATGGTGGGCTACTACAAGAACCAGGAAGCAACACAGGAAGTATTCACGCAGGACGGCTGGCTACGTACCGGTGACCTCGGTTCCATGGACAGCAACGGAAATATTTTCATCCGGGGACGACTCAAAACTATGATCTTAAGTTCTAGCGGACAGAATATCTTCCCCGAAGAGTTGGAAACCAAACTGAATAACCTGCCTTTCATTCTCGAAAGTCTTGTTATCGAACGCAATAAAAAATTAGTGGCACTTGTTTATGCCGATTACGAAGCGTTGGATTCTCTCGGATTAAATAATCCGGATAACCTGAAAACAATCATGGATGAAAATCTTAAGAACCTGAACAGCAACGTAGCCGCTTATGAGAAAATCAGCAAGATCCAACTCTACCCTACTGAATTTGAAAAAACGCCCAAAAGAAGCATAAAAAGATACTTATATAACAGTATTGCTGTCGATTAG